The following are encoded in a window of Caldilineales bacterium genomic DNA:
- a CDS encoding LysM peptidoglycan-binding domain-containing protein: MRKISLLLALVLMVSFTATVTMAGPGAEPDPVGGGNEITVTPSPPSHTVRPGDTLWDIARRYKVPLADLLAANRLTPASVLAVGQVVTIPTAGDKAAAAFKPVSGSSSVRYRVQRGNTLWDIAIAYGVTVESVMKANRLNKDSILAVGQELTIPRPQRTPVAGELAPPAPPSAPIQAAAPLTVTQVVSETAATEGPPEISASAGISEEVGVQDAATITATIAPPAETILPAPNELAILVFTLINEKRAGHGLAPLAWSPILAQAAQAHAEDCARRNYGSHVGSDGARLRQRLTRAGYQPSAASENWVFARSPQSGVAWWYDEPPGRDAHRRNILSTQYAEVGVGIVQDETGLYYIVADFGRA, encoded by the coding sequence ATGCGCAAAATCAGCCTGTTGCTGGCCCTCGTGCTCATGGTCAGCTTCACGGCCACAGTCACGATGGCCGGCCCAGGGGCCGAGCCTGACCCCGTTGGCGGTGGCAACGAGATCACGGTCACGCCGTCCCCCCCAAGCCATACCGTCCGCCCCGGCGACACCCTCTGGGACATCGCCCGCCGTTACAAAGTCCCCCTGGCCGATCTGTTGGCCGCCAATCGTCTGACGCCGGCCAGCGTGCTCGCGGTCGGCCAGGTGGTGACGATCCCGACCGCAGGCGACAAGGCGGCGGCAGCGTTCAAACCCGTAAGCGGGTCATCGTCGGTGCGCTATCGCGTCCAACGCGGCAACACGCTGTGGGATATTGCCATCGCCTATGGGGTCACGGTCGAGTCGGTGATGAAGGCCAACCGCCTGAACAAGGACAGCATCCTGGCCGTGGGGCAGGAGTTGACCATCCCCAGGCCCCAACGCACCCCTGTCGCCGGCGAACTGGCCCCGCCCGCCCCACCATCGGCCCCCATCCAGGCGGCGGCGCCCCTGACCGTCACCCAGGTCGTCTCCGAGACGGCGGCGACAGAAGGGCCGCCGGAGATCAGCGCCAGCGCGGGCATCAGTGAGGAAGTGGGGGTGCAGGACGCAGCGACCATCACCGCCACCATCGCACCGCCGGCCGAGACCATTCTCCCGGCCCCGAACGAACTGGCCATCCTCGTGTTCACCCTGATCAACGAAAAACGGGCCGGGCACGGGTTGGCGCCGTTGGCCTGGTCGCCCATCCTGGCCCAGGCCGCCCAGGCTCATGCCGAAGATTGCGCCCGCCGTAACTATGGCAGCCATGTCGGCTCGGACGGCGCCCGGCTGCGCCAGCGATTGACCCGCGCCGGCTACCAGCCCAGCGCCGCCAGCGAGAATTGGGTTTTCGCTCGCAGCCCCCAGAGCGGGGTGGCGTGGTGGTACGACGAACCGCCCGGACGCGACGCACACCGCCGCAATATCCTTTCGACGCAATATGCCGAAGTTGGGGTGGGCATCGTGCAGGATGAGACGGGGCTGTACTACATCGTCGCCGACTTTGGCCGAGCTTGA
- the polA gene encoding DNA polymerase I: MKLILIDGHSLAYRAFFALPPDMATSQGELVNAVYGFASMLLNVLREQQPSHIAVAFDVGRSFREDSFADYKATRARMPDELRSQIERIQELVAAFNIPVFTAEGYEADDVLATLARQSEAQAVPALIVTGDRDLLQVVTDKIWVLTSGRKFSDTIIYTPQTVVERYGLPPRQLIDYKALLGDKSDNIPGVAGIGEKGAAQLLQTWGDLDALYTHLDEVTPQRARTALSEGRDSAYLSRSLATIVDVPGIHLDLDACRVHDFDRQRVVSIFQELEFRSLLSRLPEAEPAAIPSPAVPSRSPDREAPPAHQLGLFGDDLPPAAPAPASIALPAGAPAGYRAITSPDQLAAVAAALAAAERFCFDVETTATDEHRAELVGLALGWGPGPETNVYIPLAHQEGEQLPLALVQAQIGPHLADAAKPKLAHNAKYDLIVCRRHGLPVAGPLIDTMIGQFLLDPAGHNLGLKDLAFKRLGVEMTPIEALIGKGRKQITMDLVPIAVAAAYAAADVDMTWRLADLILPELKARGLDELFWNLEVPLIPVLADMEMAGVLIDPAFLRQMSVELQARLSELATEIFADAGYQFNLNSTQQLSEALFGKLGLPTAGLQKTASGHYSTAAEVLEGLRGRHPVIERLLEHRQLTKLLGTYVDALPQLINPIDGRLHTSFDQAGAETGRISSNNPNLQNIPVRSELGRKIRKAFVAPPGHYLLAVDYSQVELRILAHISRDPTMLDNFAHGLDIHAATASQVYGVDIAQVTPEQRAVAKMMNFATSYGVSAFGLANRTTLSMDEARQFMKTYFDTYPGVRRYLDETIAQAKRQGYVETLLGRRRYFPILQISGGGSPASAAQQARAAAERAAVNHPIQGSAADILKIALIRLHRRLREGGFQARMTLQVHDEIVLQAPEAELPALAPLVVETMESAYDLLAPLKAEPEIGRDWYDLRKWTA; this comes from the coding sequence ATGAAACTGATCCTGATCGATGGTCATTCGCTGGCCTACCGCGCCTTCTTCGCCCTGCCGCCCGACATGGCCACCAGCCAGGGCGAGCTGGTCAACGCCGTCTACGGCTTTGCCTCGATGCTGCTCAACGTCCTGCGCGAGCAGCAGCCCAGCCACATCGCCGTCGCCTTCGATGTGGGCCGCAGCTTTCGCGAGGACAGCTTCGCCGACTACAAGGCCACGCGCGCCCGCATGCCCGATGAGTTGCGGAGCCAGATCGAACGGATTCAGGAACTGGTTGCTGCCTTCAACATCCCGGTCTTCACCGCCGAAGGCTACGAAGCCGATGACGTGCTGGCTACGCTGGCGCGCCAATCTGAAGCCCAGGCCGTCCCCGCGCTCATCGTCACCGGCGACCGCGACCTGTTGCAAGTCGTCACCGATAAGATCTGGGTGCTGACTTCGGGACGCAAGTTCTCGGACACCATCATCTACACACCGCAGACGGTCGTGGAGCGCTATGGCCTGCCCCCGCGCCAACTCATCGACTACAAAGCCCTGCTCGGCGACAAATCCGACAACATCCCCGGCGTGGCCGGCATCGGCGAGAAAGGGGCGGCGCAACTGCTCCAGACCTGGGGCGATCTCGACGCCCTCTACACCCATCTGGACGAAGTGACGCCCCAGCGCGCCCGCACCGCCCTGAGCGAAGGCCGCGACTCGGCCTATCTCTCGCGCTCGCTGGCCACCATCGTCGATGTCCCCGGCATCCACCTCGACCTCGACGCCTGCCGCGTCCACGATTTCGATCGCCAGCGCGTGGTCAGCATCTTCCAGGAGCTTGAATTCCGCTCGCTGCTCTCGCGCCTGCCCGAGGCCGAGCCTGCCGCCATCCCGTCTCCTGCCGTCCCCTCCCGGTCTCCCGACCGCGAGGCCCCTCCCGCCCACCAGCTCGGTCTCTTTGGCGATGACCTGCCCCCTGCCGCCCCTGCGCCAGCGTCCATCGCCCTGCCCGCCGGCGCCCCCGCCGGCTACCGCGCCATCACCAGCCCCGACCAACTGGCCGCCGTAGCCGCCGCCCTGGCCGCCGCCGAACGCTTCTGTTTCGACGTGGAGACGACCGCCACCGATGAACACCGCGCCGAACTGGTCGGCCTGGCCCTGGGCTGGGGGCCTGGCCCCGAAACCAACGTCTACATCCCCCTGGCCCACCAGGAAGGCGAGCAACTGCCCCTGGCCCTGGTGCAGGCGCAGATCGGCCCGCACCTGGCCGACGCCGCCAAACCCAAGCTGGCGCACAACGCCAAATACGACCTCATCGTCTGCCGTCGCCACGGCCTGCCGGTGGCCGGGCCGCTGATCGACACCATGATCGGCCAGTTCCTGCTCGACCCCGCCGGCCACAACCTGGGGCTGAAAGACCTGGCCTTCAAGCGGCTGGGGGTAGAGATGACGCCCATCGAGGCGCTGATCGGCAAGGGCCGCAAACAGATCACCATGGACCTGGTTCCGATCGCCGTGGCCGCCGCCTATGCCGCCGCCGATGTCGATATGACCTGGCGGCTGGCCGACCTGATCCTGCCCGAACTGAAGGCGAGGGGACTGGACGAACTCTTCTGGAACCTGGAAGTCCCCCTCATCCCGGTGCTGGCCGACATGGAGATGGCGGGCGTACTCATCGACCCGGCCTTCCTCCGCCAGATGAGCGTGGAGCTACAGGCCCGGCTGAGCGAGCTGGCCACTGAGATCTTCGCCGATGCCGGCTACCAGTTCAATCTCAACTCCACCCAGCAGCTGTCCGAGGCCCTGTTCGGCAAATTGGGCCTGCCCACCGCCGGCCTGCAGAAGACGGCCAGCGGCCACTACTCCACCGCCGCCGAGGTGTTGGAAGGGCTGCGCGGGCGGCACCCTGTCATCGAGCGGCTGCTGGAGCACCGCCAGCTAACCAAGCTCCTGGGCACCTATGTCGATGCCCTGCCGCAGCTCATCAACCCGATCGACGGTCGCCTCCACACCTCGTTCGACCAGGCCGGGGCCGAGACCGGCCGCATCTCCTCCAACAACCCCAACCTGCAGAACATCCCCGTCCGCAGCGAATTGGGCCGGAAGATCCGCAAGGCCTTCGTCGCCCCACCCGGCCACTATTTGCTGGCCGTGGACTATTCGCAGGTCGAGCTGCGCATCCTGGCCCACATCTCGCGCGACCCGACCATGCTCGACAACTTCGCCCACGGGCTGGACATCCACGCCGCCACCGCCAGCCAGGTCTACGGCGTAGACATCGCCCAGGTCACGCCCGAGCAACGGGCCGTGGCCAAGATGATGAACTTCGCCACCAGCTACGGCGTCAGCGCCTTTGGCCTCGCCAACCGCACCACCCTGAGCATGGACGAAGCCCGGCAGTTCATGAAGACTTACTTCGACACCTACCCCGGTGTGCGCCGCTATCTGGACGAGACCATCGCCCAGGCCAAACGGCAGGGCTATGTCGAAACGCTGCTCGGCCGGCGGCGCTACTTCCCCATCCTGCAAATCAGCGGCGGCGGCTCGCCCGCCTCGGCCGCACAACAGGCCCGCGCCGCGGCCGAACGGGCCGCCGTCAACCACCCCATCCAGGGTTCGGCGGCCGACATCCTCAAGATCGCCCTCATCCGCCTCCACCGTCGCCTGCGCGAAGGCGGCTTTCAGGCCCGCATGACGCTGCAAGTCCACGACGAAATCGTGCTGCAAGCGCCCGAAGCCGAACTCCCGGCCCTGGCGCCGCTGGTGGTAGAGACGATGGAATCGGCCTACGACCTCTTGGCCCCGCTCAAGGCCGAGCCAGAGATCGGGCGGGACTGGTATGATCTGCGCAAATGGACGGCCTGA
- a CDS encoding LLM class F420-dependent oxidoreductase — MPHLRLGLNLGYSGARIQLPIDMILEAERLGYYAIWTAESYGSDVFSPLAWAGALTKTIRLGTAVAQMPARTPASTAMTAMTLDQLSGGRMLLGLGLSGPQVVEGWHGQAYGKPLGKTREYVSILRAIFSRQAPVVHEGDHYQIPYRGPDATGLGKPLKSILHGRPDLPIYLAAIGPKNVELAAEIADGWLPIFFSPQHYAAAYQEQVTAGLAKAGGRNASGKSLENFDIAATVPVVVGDNVEECRNMVKPFVALYVGGMGAKGKNFYFDLACRFGYEAAAHRIQEAYLAGDKGAAMAHVPDALVDEVALVGPKQRLAERLELWRNSPITTLNVSTFDIASVRVMAELVL; from the coding sequence ATGCCCCACCTTCGTCTTGGCCTCAACCTCGGCTACTCCGGCGCCCGCATCCAGCTTCCCATCGACATGATCCTGGAAGCCGAGCGCCTGGGCTACTACGCCATCTGGACCGCCGAATCCTACGGATCGGATGTCTTCTCCCCGCTGGCCTGGGCCGGCGCCCTCACCAAAACCATCCGCCTGGGCACGGCCGTGGCCCAGATGCCCGCCCGCACCCCCGCCAGCACCGCCATGACCGCCATGACGCTCGACCAGCTTTCGGGCGGGAGAATGTTGCTGGGGTTGGGGCTTTCTGGCCCGCAGGTGGTGGAAGGCTGGCACGGGCAGGCCTATGGCAAGCCGCTGGGCAAAACGCGCGAGTATGTCAGCATCCTTCGCGCCATCTTCAGCCGCCAGGCGCCGGTGGTGCACGAGGGCGACCACTATCAAATCCCCTACCGCGGCCCCGACGCCACCGGCCTGGGCAAACCGCTCAAGAGCATCCTCCACGGCCGGCCCGACCTGCCCATCTATCTGGCGGCCATCGGCCCCAAGAACGTCGAGTTGGCGGCTGAGATCGCCGATGGCTGGCTGCCGATTTTCTTCTCGCCCCAGCACTACGCCGCCGCCTACCAGGAACAGGTGACGGCCGGGCTGGCCAAAGCGGGCGGCAGAAATGCCAGCGGCAAGAGCCTGGAAAACTTCGACATCGCCGCCACCGTCCCCGTCGTCGTCGGCGACAATGTCGAAGAATGCCGCAACATGGTCAAGCCGTTCGTGGCGCTCTATGTGGGTGGCATGGGCGCCAAAGGCAAGAATTTCTACTTCGACCTGGCCTGCCGCTTCGGCTACGAGGCCGCCGCCCATCGCATCCAGGAGGCCTATCTGGCCGGCGACAAGGGCGCGGCCATGGCCCATGTCCCCGATGCGCTGGTGGATGAGGTGGCGTTGGTCGGCCCCAAACAACGCCTGGCCGAGCGGCTGGAACTTTGGCGCAACAGCCCCATCACCACCTTGAATGTCTCCACCTTTGACATTGCCAGCGTGCGCGTGATGGCCGAACTGGTGCTCTGA